The Populus nigra chromosome 14, ddPopNigr1.1, whole genome shotgun sequence genome has a segment encoding these proteins:
- the LOC133672570 gene encoding probable methyltransferase PMT27, whose product MARLRSSKRNSSSRSYTSTLTTIAFIALCAIGVWMLTSNPRVTPQTTTHVAKPVITTTTDIAADADVSISNEVEHTESRSKKHTHVYEDNPGDLPDDAIKSDELKSNDDSDNKEESNYGKQETDGGDSKADQESSSQDLKGEGSREEQQKQEERQNQISEESSHTQNRQADQTSQESSQSEGSQEASVNQEQETNASQEEKTNDNQQQEQSTVSETDDSNSHDSINQNEEQDQAQQQQQQQQEDVENSSKDLQDSQNQESKEDQQQGSGLDENNQESDHNEKTYEEQQQEQRIEDTGGQNSSQESQKEVSEEDKKQRIQQQQQQQQKQDVEDSSKDLPDSQNQESKEDEQQQGSGLNENNQESNQNEKPFEDQQQQDSTVINESNQESDQNEKTYDDQQQEQRQEDTGVQDSSQESQNEVSGEDQKQRIQQQQQQQQQTHDQETEQESQVDSNTNQETKQESSSGESAFPGGGNPGIPKESKESWSTQAAESENQKERRKEESDGNDSMYGYTWQLCNVTAGPDYIPCLDNEKALRQLHTTGHFEHRERHCPELGPTCLVPLPQGYKRPITWPQSRDKIWYHNVPHPKLAEVKGHQNWVKVTGEFLTFPGGGTQFIHGALHYIDFVQQAVPKIKWGKHTRVILDVGCGVASFGGYNFERDVLTMSFAPKDEHEAQVQFALERGIPAISAVMGSQRLPFPSRVFDLIHCARCRVPWHAEGHNLFISPV is encoded by the exons ATGGCTAGGCTTCGAAGTAGCAAGCGTAATTCTTCCTCTAGATCATACACATCAACACTAACCACCATCGCCTTCATAGCATTGTGTGCTATAGGTGTTTGGATGCTAACTTCAAACCCACGTGTTACTCCACAAACCACAACTCACGTCGCCAAACCAGTCATTACCACCACCACAGACATTGCCGCCGACGCGGATGTTTCAATCTCCAATGAGGTAGAACACACTGAATCCAGGAGCAAAAAGCACACCCATGTTTATGAAGACAATCCAGGAGATCTTCCCGATGATGCTATCAAATCCGACGAGCTTAAAAGCAATGATGACAGTGACAATAAAGAAGAAAGTAACTACGGGAAACAGGAAACGGATGGTGGTGATAGTAAGGCTGATCAAGAGAGCTCATCACAGGATTTAAAGGGAGAAGGATCTCGTGAGGAGCAGCAGAAACAGGAGGAAAGACAGAATCAGATATCTGAAGAAAGTTCACACACTCAAAATCGACAAGCTGATCAAACCAGCCAAGAAAGTTCTCAATCTGAAGGTAGCCAGGAAGCAAGTGTCAATCAAGAACAAGAAACAAATGCCAGCCAAGAAGAAAAAACGAATGACAATCAACAACAAGAGCAAAGTACAGTATCTGAAACTGATGATAGTAATTCACATGATTCTATAAATCAGAATGAAGAACAAGATCAAgcacaacagcagcagcagcagcaacaagaaGATGTCGAAAACAGTAGTAAGGATTTACAGGATTCTCAGAACCAAGAATCAAAAGAAGACCAACAACAAGGTTCTGGACTCGATGAAAACAATCAAGAATCTGATCACAATGAGAAAACATATGAAGAGCAACAACAAGAGCAAAGAATAGAAGATACTGGAGGTCAGAATTCTTCTCAAGAATCCCAAAAAGAGGTAtctgaagaagataaaaaacaaagaatacagcagcagcagcagcagcaacaaaaaCAAGATGTTGAAGATAGTAGTAAGGATTTACCGGATTCTCAGAACCAAGAATCGAAAGAAGACGAGCAACAACAAGGTTCTGGACTCAATGAAAACAATCAAGAAtcgaatcaaaatgaaaaaccatTTGAAGACCAACAACAACAAGATAGTACTGTAATCAATGAAAGCAATCAAGAATCTGATCAAAATGAGAAAACTTATGATGATCAACAACAAGAGCAAAGACAAGAGGATACTGGGGTTCAGGATTCTTCTCAAGAATCCCAAAATGAGGTATCTGGAGAAGatcaaaaacaaagaatacagcagcagcagcagcagcaacaacaaacaCATGATCAAGAAACCGAACAAGAATCTCAGGTGGATAGCAACACAAACCAAGAAACCAAGCAGGAATCAAGCTCGGGCGAGTCAGCATTTCCAGGTGGCGGGAACCCAGGAATACCAAAAGAATCAAAGGAGTCATGGTCAACTCAAGCAGCAGAGTCAGAGAATCAAAAGGAGAGAAGGAAGGAGGAATCAGACGGTAATGACAGCATGTATGGGTACACTTGGCAACTCTGTAATGTCACTGCGGGTCCTGATTATATACCTTGTTTAGATAATGAAAAGGCCTTAAGACAACTACATACAACCGGACACTTTGAACATAGAGAGAGGCATTGTCCTGAGCTTGGACCCACTTGTTTGGTTCCACTTCCTCAAGGTTACAAAAGACCCATCACATGGCCTCAAAGTAGAGACAAG ATATGGTATCACAATGTACCTCATCCAAAATTGGCAGAGGTCAAAGGTCATCAAAATTGGGTTAAGGTTACTGGTGAGTTTTTGACCTTCCCTGGTGGTGGAACTCAGTTCATACATGGAGCTCTTCACTATATTGATTTTGTTCAACAG GCTGTGCCCAAAATTAAATGGGGAAAGCACACTAGAGTGATACTGGATGTTGGGTGTGGAGTTGCAAGCTTTGGTGGTTATAATTTTGAAAGGGATGTTCTTACAATGTCTTTTGCACCCAAAGATGAACATGAAGCTCAAGTCCAATTTGCCCTTGAAAGAGGAATACCTGCAATATCTGCTGTCATGGGTTCCCAGCGTCTCCCGTTCCCTAGTAGGGTCTTTGATCTCATCCACTGTGCGCGTTGTAGAGTCCCTTGGCATGCAGAAGGTCACAACCTTTTCATATCTCCAGTCTGA